From the Exiguobacterium aurantiacum genome, one window contains:
- a CDS encoding 3' terminal RNA ribose 2'-O-methyltransferase Hen1, with amino-acid sequence MQLSIRATGEHVEVLSYLLAKNPNNIYERTENGHLVRMFFNRFEAEHVDVTFFVTPDPIELSRNNAGQYDITSYINDREFAVSSIFCSLLRTALGTALNGKPKPEYAEWVNHSFPLHISVGPIASALSDGAIRELFEPLGYQVEFVYSETTDDLDLTKKHSARMLQLSGMTTLQSALRQLYVLIPVMDNYKHYFIDEKEIEKLKRYGEGWLDSHPQRTYILKQALRFKDVYRLLEEEPAAKVQKADHQRLNDLRYEAIIGKVSALPERRVVIDMGAGEGKLASKLGFVPGIELIYAVEPSERERLKALKRYEKNAEDKTFNQPVSMFGSLFYVDDRLRGADVFILCEVIEHIDESRIPKMMATLLDTYRPKSLFVTTPNREYNEEYGLDSSYRHPDHRFEWTRSEFMSFCETQAELFGYSCTFSGIGENHPTFGEPTQLAEFTRKQVL; translated from the coding sequence ATGCAACTCTCCATCCGAGCTACAGGCGAACATGTAGAAGTCTTGTCCTATTTGCTTGCTAAAAATCCAAACAATATATATGAACGCACTGAAAACGGTCATCTCGTCCGGATGTTCTTTAACCGCTTTGAGGCTGAACATGTAGACGTCACATTTTTCGTAACGCCCGACCCAATCGAACTTTCACGTAACAATGCTGGCCAATACGATATTACTTCATACATAAATGACCGAGAATTTGCCGTCAGCAGTATTTTTTGCTCGTTATTACGAACGGCCCTCGGCACGGCGCTCAACGGTAAACCAAAACCAGAATATGCGGAATGGGTCAATCATTCGTTTCCGTTACACATTTCTGTTGGGCCGATTGCGAGTGCATTAAGTGATGGAGCCATTCGTGAGTTGTTCGAACCACTCGGTTATCAGGTGGAGTTCGTCTATAGCGAGACAACCGACGATTTAGATTTAACGAAGAAACACTCTGCCCGAATGCTACAATTGTCAGGCATGACGACACTTCAATCGGCATTGCGACAATTGTATGTTTTGATTCCTGTCATGGACAATTATAAGCATTATTTTATCGATGAAAAAGAAATTGAAAAACTCAAACGTTACGGGGAAGGATGGTTAGATTCTCATCCACAACGTACATATATTTTGAAACAAGCATTGCGCTTCAAAGACGTATATCGTCTCTTAGAAGAGGAGCCAGCAGCTAAAGTACAAAAAGCGGATCACCAGCGGTTGAACGACCTGCGTTATGAGGCGATCATCGGAAAAGTGAGCGCCTTACCAGAGCGTCGTGTCGTCATTGATATGGGTGCCGGAGAAGGGAAGCTTGCGAGCAAACTTGGTTTTGTGCCTGGGATTGAACTGATTTATGCGGTCGAACCGTCTGAGCGTGAGCGACTGAAGGCATTAAAACGTTATGAAAAAAATGCCGAAGATAAAACATTTAATCAACCGGTGTCGATGTTCGGTTCGTTGTTTTATGTGGATGACCGATTACGCGGAGCAGACGTCTTCATTCTTTGTGAGGTCATCGAACATATTGATGAAAGTCGTATTCCTAAGATGATGGCCACACTTCTCGATACGTACCGACCGAAGTCGCTCTTCGTGACGACACCAAATCGAGAGTATAACGAGGAGTATGGGCTCGATTCGTCATATCGACACCCGGATCACCGCTTCGAGTGGACGAGGTCAGAGTTTATGTCTTTTTGTGAGACGCAAGCAGAGTTGTTCGGTTACTCGTGTACGTTCAGTGGGATAGGCGAAAACCATCCGACGTTTGGAGAGCCGACTCAACTCGCCGAGTTTACAAGAAAGCAGGTGTTATAA
- a CDS encoding polynucleotide kinase-phosphatase, with translation MRIQLPYAGIVLLVGPSNSGKSTWLKQLIEDETIRPSEVVSSDDYRKLVGDVEHIDWKGHPPDEADTLYEAYQDISTEAFALMTSLIEARARLNKLTIIDATHLYASDRKTYIELARRLHQPIYALVLDVEQHTLLERDQQRDFPRGGRRVKQQVQVFNREKRSMKREGFDQVHVIANVDEVDLTRQMNNRLHLSTDDGIDVIGDIHGCFDEFIELLERLGYIQNEEGLYVHPEGRTFLSLGDIMSRGPKSLDTILFFIRHVEAGVAKMIDSNHGWKVLRWLEGRNVTMKHGDELFVEELHAFEEENGAELTEALKSSMKRLLKHAPSHYVLTKHDIPTAVCVHAGIRDEFIGKSSREISDFCRYGDNDGFDDAGKPIRKDWTVHHRSNKLIIWGHDPRPRPLRLNQTINIDQGVVFGGRLTAFRYPEQTIVQVEANQDYAQVDDNPLAMLEAKRLDPPNIGKFMNGYTVETEAIGAVKVSKETALPSIDLVSHHTVPLEELVYIPPTMSPTPKPAAEEGYLEHPNEAIAYYRELGITRLIAEKKHMGSRAILLLFKNEDAAEQAIGRRTKGIIYTRSGRRFFESEQELEVVTRLHQSLTSNDYFTSHQTEFVLLDAEILPWNLKARELIRHQYAHVAEQALLDREQLKRSLESAVDRVDGVREWYREVSQKLEQAETFKQAFQTYCWDVENLNAINIAPFHVLAHSEETFFDKTHEWHMTMNQRFSEMDELFLATDYRIIEDAETETDVIEWWKTMTEDGHEGIVIKPERFLTQVEGKLIQPAIKVRGRKYLSIIYGMDYLEPDNLKRLKKRNVSKKQKLALREFALGIEGVKRFVERESLERYHECVLATLAMEAEPVDPRL, from the coding sequence ATGCGGATTCAACTTCCTTATGCGGGAATTGTATTATTAGTCGGACCGTCTAATAGCGGAAAGTCGACATGGCTCAAACAATTAATCGAAGACGAAACGATTCGTCCGAGCGAAGTCGTCAGTTCGGATGATTACCGGAAACTTGTCGGGGATGTCGAGCATATCGATTGGAAAGGACATCCGCCGGACGAAGCTGACACGCTTTATGAAGCGTATCAAGACATATCCACAGAGGCGTTTGCGCTGATGACTTCACTCATCGAAGCAAGGGCGCGACTCAATAAACTGACGATAATCGACGCGACACACCTCTATGCGTCTGACCGTAAAACTTATATCGAATTGGCACGACGGTTGCATCAACCTATCTACGCGCTAGTCTTAGACGTCGAACAACACACATTACTTGAGCGTGATCAACAACGCGATTTCCCTCGTGGGGGGCGACGTGTAAAACAACAAGTTCAAGTGTTCAATCGGGAAAAGCGCTCGATGAAACGCGAAGGATTCGATCAAGTCCACGTCATCGCGAACGTAGATGAAGTCGACCTAACGCGTCAGATGAACAACCGGCTTCATCTATCGACAGACGATGGAATTGATGTGATTGGGGACATTCACGGATGCTTCGACGAGTTTATCGAATTGCTCGAACGCTTAGGATACATCCAAAACGAAGAAGGGTTATACGTACATCCAGAAGGACGAACCTTCTTGTCACTTGGAGATATTATGAGTCGCGGTCCGAAGTCACTTGACACCATTTTGTTCTTCATCCGGCACGTCGAAGCGGGTGTTGCGAAAATGATTGATAGTAATCATGGTTGGAAAGTGTTGCGCTGGCTCGAAGGACGAAACGTTACGATGAAGCATGGGGATGAGCTATTTGTGGAAGAACTCCATGCATTCGAAGAGGAGAATGGCGCAGAATTAACGGAGGCGTTAAAGTCTTCAATGAAGCGCCTGCTAAAACATGCACCCTCTCACTATGTTCTGACCAAGCACGATATTCCGACAGCGGTCTGTGTCCATGCCGGTATTCGAGACGAGTTCATTGGTAAGTCCTCTCGAGAGATTAGTGATTTTTGTCGCTACGGTGACAATGATGGATTTGATGACGCAGGTAAGCCGATTCGAAAAGATTGGACGGTGCATCATCGCTCGAACAAGTTAATCATTTGGGGACACGATCCGCGTCCACGTCCACTACGTCTCAATCAAACCATTAATATCGATCAAGGTGTGGTTTTTGGTGGGCGCTTGACGGCATTTCGTTATCCGGAACAAACCATCGTTCAAGTGGAAGCAAACCAAGATTATGCACAAGTCGATGACAATCCGCTCGCGATGCTAGAAGCGAAACGATTAGACCCACCAAATATCGGGAAGTTTATGAATGGCTATACGGTAGAAACGGAAGCCATCGGTGCAGTAAAGGTCTCGAAAGAAACAGCATTACCGTCCATTGATCTCGTATCACATCATACCGTCCCACTTGAAGAGTTGGTTTACATTCCACCGACGATGAGCCCGACACCGAAGCCAGCTGCTGAGGAGGGTTATCTCGAGCACCCAAACGAAGCGATTGCCTATTATCGAGAACTTGGGATTACGCGACTGATTGCTGAGAAAAAGCATATGGGGAGTCGTGCAATTCTACTTCTATTTAAGAATGAGGATGCTGCAGAGCAAGCGATTGGCCGACGAACGAAGGGGATCATTTATACGCGTTCAGGTAGACGGTTCTTTGAATCTGAACAGGAGCTTGAAGTCGTTACGCGACTTCATCAGTCGTTGACATCAAACGATTACTTCACGTCGCATCAAACAGAGTTTGTCTTACTTGATGCCGAAATCCTGCCTTGGAATTTGAAAGCGAGAGAGTTGATTCGTCATCAGTATGCTCACGTCGCTGAGCAAGCGTTACTCGATCGAGAGCAATTAAAACGTTCGCTCGAGTCAGCTGTAGACCGTGTGGATGGCGTTCGTGAATGGTATAGAGAAGTGAGTCAAAAGCTGGAACAAGCAGAGACATTTAAACAGGCGTTTCAAACGTATTGTTGGGACGTTGAAAATCTTAACGCGATTAATATTGCACCTTTCCATGTGTTGGCACATAGCGAAGAAACGTTTTTTGATAAGACGCATGAATGGCATATGACCATGAATCAGAGATTTTCAGAAATGGATGAACTGTTTTTAGCGACCGATTATAGAATCATTGAAGATGCCGAGACTGAAACTGATGTGATTGAATGGTGGAAAACGATGACTGAAGACGGTCACGAGGGGATCGTCATTAAACCAGAGCGGTTTTTGACGCAAGTTGAAGGGAAACTGATTCAACCTGCGATCAAAGTACGTGGTCGGAAGTACTTATCCATCATCTATGGAATGGATTATTTAGAACCTGACAACTTGAAGCGATTAAAGAAACGGAACGTCTCGAAGAAACAAAAGCTCGCCTTGCGTGAATTTGCACTTGGGATAGAAGGTGTGAAACGTTTTGTGGAGCGAGAATCTCTCGAAAGGTATCATGAATGCGTTCTGGCGACACTTGCGATGGAAGCCGAGCCAGTTGATCCAAGACTATAA
- a CDS encoding L-lactate dehydrogenase, with product METIDPKDITRIAVVGAGWVGISFAYQLSMAALCEELVLIDSNHAKAEGEAMDLNHGISFAPSPVRIWAGEYADCRDADIVVITAGAAQKLGQTQMDLAEQNAVVVRDVTKQVMASGFDGIIVVATNPVNVMAHVAWKASGLPKHRVIGSGTVLDTARLRYKVGEYFDLSSRNCHVYYMGEHGAGGFVAWDNARIYGKSMKQLLEENESYRQEDLDAIYQDVRDAANQIIEYKSAAYYAIGLGLLRIVRAIVRNENSVVTIGAHLDGEYGASELHIGVPAIIDRTGIRQIIEIELTDEEQQQFDASVGRIRQAIDKIESTS from the coding sequence ATGGAAACGATTGATCCAAAAGACATCACCCGCATCGCCGTCGTCGGCGCCGGGTGGGTCGGTATCAGTTTCGCCTATCAACTGTCGATGGCGGCGCTCTGTGAAGAGCTCGTCTTGATCGACTCGAACCACGCCAAGGCCGAAGGGGAGGCGATGGACCTCAACCATGGCATCTCGTTCGCCCCGAGCCCGGTCCGCATTTGGGCGGGGGAGTACGCGGACTGCCGTGACGCCGATATCGTCGTCATCACGGCCGGTGCTGCTCAAAAGCTCGGTCAGACCCAGATGGACCTGGCTGAACAAAATGCGGTCGTCGTCCGTGACGTCACGAAACAAGTCATGGCGAGCGGATTCGACGGCATCATCGTCGTTGCGACGAACCCGGTCAACGTGATGGCGCACGTCGCCTGGAAGGCGTCCGGCTTGCCAAAGCACCGCGTCATCGGTTCGGGTACGGTGCTTGATACGGCCCGTCTTCGTTATAAGGTCGGCGAGTACTTCGACTTGTCATCACGGAACTGCCATGTCTATTACATGGGCGAGCATGGCGCCGGGGGATTCGTCGCCTGGGACAATGCCCGCATTTATGGGAAGTCGATGAAGCAGTTACTTGAGGAGAATGAATCGTACCGCCAAGAAGATTTGGACGCCATCTATCAAGACGTCCGCGATGCGGCGAATCAAATTATCGAATATAAGAGCGCGGCGTACTACGCGATTGGGCTCGGTCTCCTCCGGATCGTTCGCGCCATCGTCCGGAACGAGAACTCCGTCGTGACGATCGGTGCCCATCTCGACGGCGAATACGGGGCCTCTGAGCTTCATATCGGCGTACCGGCCATAATCGATCGGACCGGTATCCGCCAAATCATCGAGATCGAACTGACGGACGAAGAACAACAACAGTTCGACGCCTCAGTCGGTCGGATTCGTCAAGCCATTGATAAAATTGAATCGACCTCATAA
- a CDS encoding alanine/glycine:cation symporter family protein — MVTSFSDWLWGVPIISLLVLSGLYLTIRLGFFQFRYPLYILQQTLGSVFKKPKGEGDISPRQALTSALSSTIGAANIIGVPAAIMFGGPGAIFWMWVIAVVGMAIKFSESVLAVRYREKNEAGEFVGGPVYYMAKGLKLKWLASWFAFALMIELIPSIMVQGNAVSSAVRETFNGNTLVTGLIVAGLVALVVFGGVKRIAKVTEVIVPAMALVYVGAGFIIVLMNFSQIPEVLGLIFSYAFQPMAALGGFAGAAIAETIRWGFARGLYSNEAGLGTAPIAHAAAQTDHPVRQGFWAVIGIVIDTLIICSTTAFVVLSSGVWTQDGAMNDPAALTTIAFQEYFGYTGSLLVTISLIFFVLSTIIVIIFYGSRQAEYLFGLTAGKLMKVVYIASIVIGAIGGAQMIWNFLDFMLAMILIPNMIAVLMLSGEVKRLTTEFFTSEKYYKKDVAEKKAS, encoded by the coding sequence ATGGTGACGTCGTTTTCTGATTGGTTATGGGGAGTGCCAATCATCTCATTACTTGTCTTATCTGGACTTTATTTGACGATACGTTTAGGTTTCTTTCAATTCCGATACCCGCTATACATATTGCAACAAACGTTAGGCAGTGTCTTTAAAAAACCAAAAGGCGAAGGTGACATCAGTCCCCGCCAAGCGCTGACGTCGGCCCTATCGTCGACGATCGGTGCCGCCAACATCATCGGGGTACCGGCCGCCATCATGTTTGGCGGTCCCGGGGCCATCTTCTGGATGTGGGTCATCGCCGTCGTCGGGATGGCCATCAAGTTCTCGGAGAGCGTCCTCGCCGTTCGCTACCGTGAGAAGAACGAGGCCGGGGAATTCGTGGGCGGTCCCGTCTACTATATGGCCAAAGGCTTGAAATTGAAATGGCTCGCCTCATGGTTCGCTTTCGCTCTCATGATTGAACTCATCCCGAGTATCATGGTCCAAGGAAATGCGGTCAGTTCGGCCGTCCGTGAGACGTTCAACGGTAATACGCTCGTGACCGGGTTGATCGTCGCGGGTCTCGTCGCCCTCGTCGTCTTCGGCGGAGTGAAGCGGATCGCTAAAGTGACGGAAGTCATCGTCCCGGCGATGGCGCTCGTCTATGTCGGTGCCGGTTTCATCATCGTCTTGATGAACTTCTCGCAAATCCCGGAAGTGCTCGGGCTCATCTTCTCGTACGCGTTCCAACCGATGGCCGCCCTCGGCGGTTTCGCCGGTGCCGCGATCGCCGAGACGATTCGTTGGGGCTTCGCGCGCGGTCTGTATTCGAACGAAGCGGGACTCGGGACGGCACCGATCGCCCATGCGGCCGCTCAAACCGATCATCCGGTCCGTCAAGGCTTCTGGGCCGTCATCGGGATCGTCATCGATACGCTCATCATCTGTAGCACGACGGCGTTCGTCGTCTTGTCTTCCGGTGTATGGACACAGGACGGCGCTATGAATGATCCGGCCGCCTTGACGACGATCGCATTCCAAGAGTACTTCGGTTACACGGGCAGCCTGCTCGTCACGATCTCGCTCATCTTCTTCGTCTTGTCGACGATCATCGTCATCATCTTCTACGGGTCGCGCCAAGCCGAGTACTTGTTCGGATTGACTGCAGGGAAGTTGATGAAAGTCGTCTATATCGCCTCGATCGTCATCGGTGCGATTGGCGGCGCCCAAATGATTTGGAACTTCCTCGACTTCATGCTCGCGATGATCCTCATCCCGAACATGATCGCCGTCTTGATGTTGAGCGGCGAAGTGAAGCGCTTGACGACCGAGTTCTTCACGTCCGAGAAATATTATAAGAAAGACGTCGCCGAGAAGAAGGCGTCGTAA
- a CDS encoding acylphosphatase, which yields MKQAQHLIVSGRVQGVGFRYFAQATALEYGITGWVRNLNDGTVELQIEGDTERLESYKRALYDGNRFVGVEQIEADDATVESHRKFDIRY from the coding sequence ATGAAACAAGCACAACATTTAATCGTATCAGGCCGTGTCCAAGGGGTCGGTTTCCGCTATTTCGCGCAAGCGACAGCACTAGAATATGGCATCACGGGCTGGGTCCGAAACTTGAATGATGGGACGGTCGAACTTCAAATCGAAGGAGACACCGAGAGACTAGAATCGTATAAACGTGCCTTATATGATGGCAATCGCTTCGTTGGGGTCGAGCAGATCGAAGCGGATGACGCGACGGTCGAATCGCATCGGAAATTTGATATCCGTTATTGA
- the brnQ gene encoding branched-chain amino acid transport system II carrier protein, giving the protein MKKSTLFPLAFTIFALFFGAGNLLFPPMLGAMAGENLVPALVGFVITGVGLPLLALFAVARVGGGSDQIARYIPKRLALVLTGLMYVAIGPFFGIPRTAAVTYEMGVVPFLGAPSTLTLAISSTVFFGLTFFLTLRAQKLIEVIGRIITPILLLLLAAIGITNLVAPLGKPSAPAAGYETWVGALGEGFKQGYLTMDVFGALVFGAIVLVTLKANGMTDQKEASSLLRTSGLLAVTCLMLVYISLGSIGANMTGQTGTTDGASLLQAFAGTSFGQVGMLALGAAVFLACLTTAVGLITEFSRFISNTFESLKYYQVVIATTLFGYLISLVGLGTLIQIAVPLLTLLYPVMIALVLVSITERIQRNPHVAMKATVYTALVFSLFETTHGLAPSAATEWITNLPMAEIGLAWAVPTLIVYVITLFLPKQRSNQSLAQSRIS; this is encoded by the coding sequence ATGAAAAAATCGACATTATTCCCGTTAGCGTTTACGATTTTCGCATTATTCTTCGGGGCCGGGAACTTGCTGTTCCCACCGATGCTAGGTGCGATGGCAGGTGAGAACCTCGTCCCAGCCCTAGTCGGCTTCGTCATCACCGGCGTCGGGCTACCATTACTCGCGCTCTTCGCAGTCGCGCGGGTCGGCGGTGGATCTGACCAAATCGCTCGGTACATTCCGAAGCGACTTGCGCTCGTCTTGACGGGATTAATGTACGTGGCAATCGGGCCGTTCTTCGGGATTCCTCGGACGGCAGCGGTCACGTATGAGATGGGCGTCGTACCGTTCCTCGGTGCGCCATCTACGCTCACGCTCGCAATCAGTTCAACTGTCTTCTTCGGTTTAACGTTCTTCTTGACGTTACGTGCTCAAAAATTGATTGAAGTCATCGGACGCATCATCACGCCAATCCTCTTGCTCTTGCTTGCGGCAATCGGAATCACGAACCTCGTGGCTCCACTCGGGAAGCCAAGCGCACCGGCAGCAGGATATGAGACGTGGGTCGGTGCCCTCGGTGAAGGCTTCAAACAAGGCTACTTGACGATGGACGTCTTCGGTGCTCTCGTCTTCGGGGCCATCGTGCTCGTCACGCTCAAGGCGAACGGCATGACAGACCAAAAAGAAGCGTCATCGCTTCTTCGCACGTCAGGCTTGCTCGCTGTCACGTGTTTGATGCTCGTCTATATCTCGCTCGGATCGATCGGAGCGAATATGACTGGCCAAACGGGGACGACAGATGGCGCGAGCTTGCTCCAAGCGTTCGCTGGTACGTCATTCGGACAAGTCGGAATGCTCGCCCTCGGGGCAGCGGTCTTCCTCGCTTGTTTGACGACAGCGGTCGGACTCATCACCGAGTTCTCACGCTTCATCAGCAACACGTTCGAGTCACTCAAGTATTATCAAGTCGTTATCGCGACGACGTTGTTCGGCTATCTCATCTCGCTCGTCGGACTCGGTACGTTGATTCAAATCGCGGTACCGCTTCTCACACTCTTGTATCCGGTCATGATCGCACTCGTTCTCGTGTCGATCACAGAACGGATTCAACGCAACCCACACGTCGCCATGAAGGCGACGGTGTACACGGCTCTCGTGTTCTCGCTCTTCGAGACGACACACGGTTTGGCGCCGTCGGCTGCAACTGAATGGATCACGAACTTACCGATGGCTGAGATCGGGCTCGCCTGGGCGGTTCCAACGTTGATCGTGTATGTGATCACGCTTTTCTTACCGAAACAACGTTCCAATCAATCACTCGCTCAATCACGCATCTCATAA
- a CDS encoding MFS transporter: protein MTTKQKKQLAILMLNMFIAVAGFGIIIPIIPDYLKMIGEGGTAAGLMISVFAGAQLLMSPIAGKWADVYGRRPMIILGLIGFTVSMGVFYLSDNLTVLLISRAIGGVGAALLIPAIFAYVADITTLKQRAKGNSYISAAMSLGIVIGPGIGGFFAEFGLKAPLLLSAIVSFVAVISSILLLKEPDREPYVQTNESESLPRQLVSSTRKPYFFVLVINLVMAFGLMAYESVLGLFVSETFSATPQQIAVMITGTGIVSVIVQLFAVDRLVSVLGEIKVVLIFIMLAALGFLFSLFAGSYAIFFAVTLIIFLSTSILRPVLNTLVSKMADKEQGFAMGMNNAYMSIGNIVGPTLAGIAFDIDMRYPFVMGLVLLLVTFAGTLNWSKRKATATFEQ, encoded by the coding sequence TTGACCACTAAACAAAAGAAACAATTGGCGATTCTCATGTTGAACATGTTCATCGCTGTAGCAGGATTCGGGATCATAATTCCGATCATTCCTGATTATTTGAAGATGATCGGCGAGGGCGGCACTGCTGCCGGTCTCATGATCTCGGTCTTCGCCGGAGCCCAGTTGCTCATGTCACCAATCGCCGGGAAATGGGCAGACGTTTACGGGCGCCGTCCGATGATTATCTTGGGTCTGATCGGCTTCACCGTCTCAATGGGCGTTTTTTACTTATCTGACAACCTGACCGTCCTGTTGATTTCACGGGCGATTGGCGGTGTCGGGGCCGCTTTATTAATTCCAGCCATCTTTGCTTACGTGGCTGATATCACGACGCTCAAACAACGGGCGAAAGGGAACAGTTATATTTCCGCGGCAATGTCGCTCGGGATCGTCATCGGACCAGGAATCGGCGGCTTCTTCGCTGAATTTGGTTTGAAGGCACCGCTACTCTTGTCGGCAATCGTGTCGTTCGTCGCCGTCATCTCGTCGATCCTTCTATTGAAAGAACCGGATCGGGAACCGTACGTTCAAACGAACGAGAGCGAGTCGCTGCCGCGCCAACTCGTGTCGTCGACACGAAAGCCGTACTTCTTCGTGCTCGTCATCAACTTGGTCATGGCGTTCGGTCTGATGGCGTATGAATCCGTCCTCGGGCTGTTCGTCAGTGAGACGTTCAGCGCGACGCCGCAACAAATCGCGGTCATGATCACCGGCACAGGCATCGTCAGCGTCATCGTCCAGCTGTTTGCCGTCGACCGTCTCGTCTCGGTGCTCGGGGAGATCAAAGTTGTGCTCATCTTCATCATGCTCGCCGCGCTCGGCTTTTTGTTCTCGCTGTTCGCCGGCTCTTATGCGATCTTCTTCGCGGTCACGTTGATTATCTTCTTGTCGACATCGATTCTACGACCGGTCTTGAATACGCTCGTGTCGAAGATGGCCGATAAGGAACAAGGATTTGCGATGGGGATGAACAACGCCTATATGAGCATCGGCAATATCGTTGGACCGACGCTCGCCGGGATCGCGTTTGATATCGATATGCGCTATCCGTTCGTGATGGGACTCGTGCTATTGCTCGTGACGTTCGCCGGAACGTTGAATTGGTCGAAGCGGAAAGCGACGGCCACGTTCGAACAATGA
- a CDS encoding DUF72 domain-containing protein, which produces MIYVGVTGWGDHDLLYTTPEERKHKLSTYAGHFPTVEIDSSFYAIQPVKNYEKWNQETPETFQFIVKVSREMSGHDREPKLPLAELFERYRTSVEPLKQAGKLRAVLVQLPPWFDVSKPHLDYLRTIRDELKDYNIAIEFRNPTWFSEAFRERTLAFLAEQRFINTICDEPQTKESSIPFVPVVTNPDVAVVRLHGRNTAGWLRKPGMTSQEWRHVRCLYRYSEDELQELAASLRQVDAAAKSVYVYFNNNSAGDAVPNAKRLIEILGAEYELAPSQISLF; this is translated from the coding sequence ATGATTTATGTCGGTGTGACGGGGTGGGGCGACCACGATCTGCTCTATACGACCCCGGAAGAACGAAAACATAAACTGTCGACCTATGCGGGTCATTTCCCGACCGTGGAAATTGATTCCTCGTTTTATGCGATTCAACCCGTGAAGAATTACGAGAAGTGGAACCAGGAGACACCTGAGACGTTCCAGTTCATCGTTAAAGTTTCCAGGGAAATGAGCGGACATGACCGCGAACCGAAGCTCCCGCTCGCCGAACTGTTTGAACGTTACCGAACGTCCGTTGAACCGCTCAAACAGGCCGGAAAGCTACGGGCCGTCCTCGTTCAGCTGCCGCCGTGGTTTGACGTTTCGAAGCCGCACCTCGATTATTTGCGGACGATTCGTGACGAGTTGAAGGATTATAACATCGCGATCGAGTTCCGGAATCCGACGTGGTTCTCTGAGGCGTTCCGGGAGCGGACGCTCGCCTTTTTAGCGGAGCAACGCTTCATCAATACGATTTGTGACGAGCCGCAGACGAAAGAGAGCAGCATCCCGTTCGTCCCGGTCGTGACCAATCCGGACGTGGCCGTCGTGCGCTTGCACGGTCGAAATACTGCCGGTTGGCTCAGAAAACCGGGGATGACGAGTCAAGAGTGGCGTCATGTCCGTTGCTTGTATCGTTACAGTGAAGACGAACTGCAAGAACTTGCGGCGTCCTTGCGCCAAGTCGACGCAGCGGCGAAGTCGGTGTATGTCTACTTCAACAACAATTCGGCCGGGGACGCAGTGCCGAACGCCAAGCGGTTGATCGAGATTCTTGGGGCCGAATATGAGCTCGCCCCGAGCCAAATCAGCCTGTTCTAG